A window from Micromonospora profundi encodes these proteins:
- a CDS encoding MFS transporter, whose product MSTADAETSTRRPDTGPPARIRTFVLLWCSQWLVVFAAALTVLVFRLDIFAEFDSLAALIFAFLILFAPFAFLSPLAGALVDRYGHRRVLLASSIGYLINLGALVVVLLLDVPLLWPLIAVLAIDAILKAPQLAALESAVPLLVPRQHLIRANAPRMLLTVTGVVLGPLVVALALTVVAPVGVILLECAAVVVAILVVLTLDIPVVPKDADAAARRSIGAEVLSTWSHLRSRPGLLPVLGFLAGVSCVIAILEGAGPENVFSFAGEGGTVIVFASGWVGMLITSIIMIVTGRPRRLARGLLSAGLVFAVALLVAAARPNVAVMAVAAFIALGSTAVFIACVQTVLHSKVASQHLGRAMGFKNLMVAGPHMIGSTIVVTVGAGLVTVVGRDEVRSPGVSALVGDAPGRSWALVMMGGAVFVAVVVALVSRSVHLRRVDDLPDVTPGAQLDPASAGPSASVDLPAAAGPPASVDLPAAAPTPARR is encoded by the coding sequence ATGTCAACCGCCGACGCCGAAACCTCCACCCGTCGGCCCGACACCGGCCCGCCAGCCAGAATACGTACGTTCGTTCTCCTGTGGTGTTCCCAGTGGCTCGTGGTGTTCGCCGCGGCGCTTACCGTCCTGGTGTTCCGCCTCGACATCTTCGCGGAGTTCGACTCGCTCGCCGCGCTCATCTTCGCGTTCCTCATCCTGTTCGCACCGTTCGCGTTCCTCTCCCCGCTCGCCGGAGCGCTCGTGGACCGTTACGGGCACCGGCGGGTGCTGCTCGCCAGCAGCATCGGCTACCTCATCAACCTGGGCGCGCTCGTCGTCGTGCTGCTCCTGGACGTCCCCCTGCTGTGGCCGCTCATCGCCGTCCTGGCCATCGACGCCATCCTCAAGGCGCCGCAGTTGGCAGCACTGGAGTCGGCGGTGCCGCTGCTCGTCCCGAGGCAGCACCTCATCCGGGCCAACGCCCCGCGGATGCTGCTGACCGTCACGGGGGTGGTCCTGGGGCCGCTGGTCGTGGCCCTCGCCCTGACCGTCGTCGCACCGGTGGGCGTGATCCTGCTCGAGTGCGCGGCGGTGGTGGTCGCCATCCTCGTGGTGCTCACCCTCGACATCCCGGTCGTGCCGAAGGACGCCGACGCCGCGGCACGGCGGTCGATCGGCGCGGAGGTGCTCTCGACCTGGTCGCACCTGCGGTCCCGGCCGGGACTGCTGCCGGTGCTGGGTTTCCTGGCGGGCGTCAGCTGCGTCATCGCGATCCTCGAAGGCGCCGGGCCCGAGAACGTCTTCTCGTTCGCCGGCGAGGGCGGAACGGTGATCGTCTTCGCGTCGGGGTGGGTCGGCATGCTCATCACGAGCATCATCATGATCGTCACCGGCCGGCCCCGCCGCCTCGCCCGCGGCCTGCTGTCGGCGGGGCTCGTCTTCGCCGTGGCGCTCCTCGTGGCCGCCGCGCGACCCAACGTCGCGGTGATGGCGGTCGCCGCCTTCATCGCCCTGGGCAGCACTGCGGTCTTCATCGCCTGCGTGCAGACGGTGCTGCACTCCAAGGTGGCTTCCCAGCACCTCGGGCGGGCGATGGGCTTCAAGAACCTCATGGTCGCCGGGCCGCACATGATCGGCTCCACGATCGTGGTGACGGTCGGAGCGGGTCTCGTCACCGTCGTCGGCCGCGACGAGGTGCGGTCGCCGGGGGTCTCGGCGCTCGTCGGTGACGCGCCCGGCCGCAGCTGGGCCCTCGTCATGATGGGAGGGGCCGTCTTCGTCGCAGTCGTCGTCGCCCTCGTGTCCCGGAGCGTTCACCTGCGGCGCGTGGACGACCTTCCGGACGTCACACCCGGCGCCCAGCTGGATCCGGCGTCCGCGGGCCCATCGGCCTCCGTGGACCTGCCGGCCGCCGCCGGCCCACCGGCCTCCGTGGACCTGCCGGCCGCCGCCCCTACGCCGGCTCGGCGGTGA
- a CDS encoding carbamoyltransferase family protein, with amino-acid sequence MLGYSGLGASAAYKRKILPGADPRTERMRQGLDSAAVLLDDQGGIVASAQERHDGDKGTGAFPADAIKACLREAGADLADIDVVAHGFDYDPSQDWSANENLAGWYQNVYAREVQRAMLTAAFPQLAGTPLEHVRHHQAHAASAYYLSGFDEALVLVADGMGEQEAITVFHGEGTELTPQASYPVGSSLGILYGALTHHLGFLFNMDEYKVMGLAPYGDPARYAAAFRSLVRLGPKGAVQVPVIYADQSHTDRETHGAMLEVVADLVGPARNPREPIEERHLDIAAALQRRVEDALMHVLSAHLDRTRSRRLCLAGGVALNCTANGAIARSGLVEDLFVQPAAGDDGSALGAALVAARRRRPAPPKRMTMPYWGEDCDPEAVASAIGTLPDDFQVSQLAQDELIEAVADRIVAGEVVAWCHGRMEFGPRALGNRSILADPRSPTMREHLNGIIKQREDFRPFAPAVLAEEATTYFDIPDRWLSAYRHMLLTAPVRSKYRTELPAVTHVDGSARVQVVDREQSPLFASLLEAIGARTGMSVVLNTSFNLRGQPIVRTPDDAVATYRRSDMDALALGDRLVVRAPAPVGPAAGA; translated from the coding sequence GTGCTCGGATACAGCGGGCTCGGCGCGAGCGCCGCATACAAGCGCAAGATCCTTCCGGGTGCCGATCCGCGGACGGAACGGATGCGCCAGGGCCTGGACTCCGCCGCCGTACTGCTGGACGACCAGGGAGGGATCGTCGCCTCCGCCCAGGAACGCCACGACGGCGACAAGGGCACCGGCGCGTTCCCCGCCGACGCGATCAAAGCCTGCCTGCGCGAAGCCGGCGCGGACCTCGCGGACATCGACGTGGTCGCGCACGGCTTCGACTACGACCCGTCCCAGGACTGGTCCGCGAACGAGAACCTCGCTGGCTGGTACCAGAACGTCTACGCGCGCGAGGTGCAGCGCGCCATGCTGACCGCCGCGTTCCCGCAACTGGCCGGCACCCCGCTGGAGCACGTGCGCCACCACCAGGCGCACGCGGCGAGCGCCTACTACCTCAGCGGCTTCGACGAGGCGCTCGTGCTGGTGGCCGACGGGATGGGCGAGCAGGAGGCCATCACCGTCTTCCACGGGGAGGGCACCGAACTGACCCCGCAGGCGTCCTACCCGGTCGGCAGCTCGCTCGGCATCCTCTACGGCGCGCTTACCCACCACCTGGGGTTCCTGTTCAACATGGACGAGTACAAGGTGATGGGGCTGGCCCCGTACGGCGACCCGGCCAGGTACGCCGCCGCCTTCCGCAGCCTGGTCCGCCTGGGCCCGAAGGGGGCCGTGCAGGTTCCGGTCATCTACGCCGACCAGTCGCACACCGACCGGGAAACCCACGGTGCGATGCTGGAGGTCGTCGCCGACCTCGTCGGCCCGGCCCGCAACCCCCGCGAGCCGATCGAGGAACGGCATCTGGACATCGCCGCCGCACTGCAGCGGCGCGTGGAGGATGCGCTCATGCACGTGCTGAGCGCTCACCTCGACCGGACCCGCTCGCGCCGGCTGTGCCTGGCTGGCGGAGTGGCGTTGAACTGCACGGCTAACGGAGCCATCGCCCGTAGCGGCCTCGTCGAGGACCTGTTCGTCCAGCCGGCTGCCGGCGACGACGGTAGCGCCCTCGGCGCGGCGCTCGTCGCGGCACGCCGCCGCCGTCCCGCGCCGCCGAAGCGCATGACGATGCCGTACTGGGGAGAGGACTGCGATCCGGAGGCGGTGGCCAGCGCGATCGGCACGCTCCCCGACGACTTCCAGGTGAGCCAGCTGGCTCAGGACGAGCTGATCGAGGCCGTCGCCGACCGTATCGTCGCGGGCGAGGTCGTGGCCTGGTGCCACGGGAGGATGGAGTTCGGGCCGCGTGCCCTCGGCAACCGCAGCATCCTCGCCGATCCCCGCTCACCCACGATGCGGGAGCACCTGAACGGCATCATCAAGCAGCGGGAGGACTTCCGGCCGTTCGCGCCGGCGGTTCTCGCGGAGGAGGCGACCACCTACTTCGACATCCCCGACCGCTGGCTGTCGGCGTACCGGCACATGCTGCTCACCGCCCCGGTACGCAGCAAGTACCGCACCGAGCTGCCGGCTGTCACGCATGTCGACGGCTCGGCGCGGGTGCAGGTCGTCGACCGTGAGCAGTCGCCACTGTTCGCCTCGCTCCTGGAGGCGATCGGCGCGCGGACGGGCATGAGCGTGGTCCTGAACACCTCGTTCAACCTGCGCGGTCAACCGATCGTGCGAACCCCGGACGACGCCGTCGCCACGTACCGCCGCTCCGACATGGACGCGTTGGCACTCGGCGACCGCCTGGTGGTGCGGGCACCCGCACCTGTCGGACCCGCCGCCGGCGCCTGA
- a CDS encoding non-ribosomal peptide synthetase, with amino-acid sequence MDPTAAGSAFTAGLLHEVVTGHDPDRVAMRYRGPTAGELTYGDLDRRSNQLAHALNEAGVGPGNVVGLLLNRGPHLATAQLGVMKAGAAWTMLDPQLPPARLAFQLDDAEASLLLTATALARTAEEISGRTPYWSLDDPHEHARLTMCPDSAPDADVRPDDPAYLLYTSGSTGTPKGVLVPHRSAHAFCRNAVEVLAVTSAERVAQTANPSFDASIFDCFATLLAGGTMVSAPHETIADPAAFTAFLRDERVTLTFIPPAILGLLDPDAVAGGALRLVFTGGDVLGTEQANRWARPDLDLRNVYGPTETTVFCTQYELPRTPLDTPPPIGTALPHQRTYVLDARLRPVPVGVPGQLFIAGPGIAHGYHNRAALTAQRFLPDPYDDQPGQRMYATGDRVRWRRDGVIEYLGRLDRQVKIRGLRIELGEIEHALTQHPGVRQCAVVLRDNSYLAAYLVGDVTVGEVRMHLAQRLPGNMVPSAYVTLPELPLTPNGKLDTARLPDPGPRTAEYRQPRTDTEQWLADTWRDLLGVERVGADDTLFDLGANSLHTTQLTARVRDRFTIELDPRDLFQDPTLEQLAARIDETTAAGTPDDDLVEIAELERMLAEKRAEKARRTASQQAM; translated from the coding sequence ATGGACCCCACCGCTGCGGGCTCGGCATTCACGGCAGGACTGCTGCACGAGGTGGTCACCGGGCACGATCCGGACCGCGTCGCGATGCGGTACCGGGGACCGACCGCCGGTGAGCTGACGTACGGCGACCTGGATCGGCGATCCAACCAGCTCGCCCACGCGCTGAACGAGGCAGGAGTCGGCCCCGGCAACGTGGTCGGACTCCTGCTCAACCGCGGACCGCACCTGGCGACAGCCCAACTGGGGGTGATGAAGGCCGGCGCGGCCTGGACGATGCTGGACCCGCAGCTACCGCCGGCCCGGCTCGCCTTCCAGCTCGACGACGCCGAGGCATCCCTCCTGCTCACCGCCACCGCGCTGGCCCGGACGGCCGAGGAGATCAGCGGGCGGACACCGTACTGGTCCCTCGACGACCCACACGAGCACGCCCGGCTCACGATGTGCCCCGATTCCGCGCCGGACGCCGACGTACGCCCCGACGACCCTGCCTACCTGCTCTACACCTCCGGGTCCACCGGTACGCCCAAGGGCGTCCTGGTGCCCCACCGGTCGGCCCACGCGTTCTGTCGCAACGCCGTGGAAGTCCTGGCGGTCACCTCTGCCGAACGGGTCGCGCAGACAGCCAATCCGAGCTTCGACGCCAGCATCTTCGACTGCTTCGCGACGTTGCTCGCCGGCGGGACGATGGTCAGCGCTCCGCACGAGACCATCGCCGACCCGGCCGCGTTCACCGCCTTCCTCCGCGACGAGCGCGTCACGCTGACCTTCATCCCGCCGGCGATCCTCGGCCTGCTCGATCCCGACGCGGTGGCCGGGGGCGCCCTGCGGCTCGTGTTCACCGGCGGCGACGTCCTCGGCACCGAGCAGGCCAACCGCTGGGCGCGGCCGGACCTGGACCTGCGCAACGTGTACGGCCCGACCGAGACCACTGTCTTCTGCACCCAGTACGAGCTGCCCCGCACGCCCCTGGACACCCCGCCGCCCATCGGCACCGCGCTGCCCCACCAGCGGACCTACGTCCTCGACGCGCGACTGCGACCGGTCCCCGTCGGCGTACCCGGCCAACTGTTCATCGCCGGCCCGGGGATCGCGCACGGCTACCACAACCGGGCGGCGCTCACCGCGCAGCGGTTCCTTCCCGATCCGTACGACGACCAGCCGGGCCAGCGGATGTACGCCACAGGTGACCGGGTCCGTTGGCGTAGGGACGGCGTAATCGAGTACCTCGGCCGTCTCGACCGGCAGGTCAAGATCCGCGGCCTGCGGATCGAGCTCGGCGAGATCGAACACGCCCTCACCCAGCACCCCGGTGTCCGCCAGTGCGCGGTCGTCCTTCGGGACAACAGCTACCTCGCCGCCTACCTCGTCGGCGACGTGACAGTGGGCGAGGTCCGGATGCACCTCGCCCAGCGGCTGCCTGGCAACATGGTCCCCTCGGCGTACGTGACGCTGCCCGAACTGCCGCTGACGCCGAACGGCAAGCTGGACACGGCCCGGCTGCCCGATCCCGGACCGCGGACCGCGGAGTACCGCCAGCCCCGTACCGACACCGAGCAATGGCTCGCCGACACCTGGCGGGATCTCCTCGGTGTCGAACGGGTCGGTGCCGACGACACCCTCTTCGACCTGGGTGCCAACTCCCTGCACACCACGCAGCTCACTGCCCGGGTCCGGGACCGCTTCACCATCGAACTCGACCCGCGGGACCTGTTCCAGGACCCGACCCTGGAACAGCTCGCCGCACGCATCGACGAGACCACGGCCGCCGGCACGCCGGACGACGACCTTGTCGAGATCGCCGAGCTGGAGCGGATGCTTGCTGAGAAGCGGGCCGAAAAGGCGCGCCGGACCGCTTCCCAGCAAGCGATGTAG
- a CDS encoding non-ribosomal peptide synthetase, with amino-acid sequence MSSVIPHDFREQVAPSRADLERRLAEKRAEREWLAQARRILPVPRDGSLPCTYQQEGAWFIQQLDPLSSTYHIPFVLKLHGDLDIPALERAWHALVVRHEALRTRFVDEGGVPRQVVDPPPGIRPLPVVDLPADGIEKWTADEIHRPMDLATGPLLRTSLARVSPREHVLVFVVNHIVCDGWSMRVLAGELSMLYTAETGGPEARLPDLPIQPADHAVWQRRWLDGDRLDRQRDYWRSRLAELSTVDLPTDRPRPTEPRGSGAFQSRNLPSELADAARAYARSNGVSILALIQATVLTVLHRYTGQVDLPVGSVFSGRNRGDLEPLVGFFVNSMVLRTSLEGDPGFADLVRRCHDTVLEATSHQDIPFSLVVDALQPERVAGRNPLFQVAVTLQPAGAAVDVPTLGDITTELLDTSGDHTRFDLNVLVVDGPGSALELSVMYATELFDSDRIDRFMSHFTAALAHGLREPHQPVSRIEHLSDGERHQLLHAWNDTSVDFPAEPLHRLVEAAADATPDAVAVVDHDGTPYTYRQLDSAANQLAHRLRRVGVGPDTRVGVCLRRGADLVTALLATWKAGGAYVPLEPDLPPQRLAFMLEDAAPAVVVTDAARASSFPTVIALDTERQALAAEPATVPDGGGELDDPAYLLYTSGSTGTPKAVQVPHRGVHNRIAWMQDAYRLQADDRVLQKTPYGFDVSVWEFFWPLVTGATLVLAKPGGHGDPRYLHELINRAGVTTLHFVPTMLNSFLDAVGSDPLPSVRRVFSSGEALAADTVRRFMSTWPHVEVHNLYGPTEASIDVTAWRCTPDAETVPIGRPIANTRTYVLDDLLRPAPIGIAGQLFLAGAGLAHGYHHQPALTAQRFLPDPYGPPGRRMYATGDLARWRADGVLEYLGRQDSQVKIGGQRIELGEIEHVLAQHPGIRQCAVAVREAGRLAAYVVGDADLGKLRAYVAERLPAYMTPTAWVALAELPVTHSGKLDTARLPEPEQVTAETVGARTETERWLADTWRDLLGVEQVGVDDDFFALGANSLHATQLTVRIRDHLNIELAPRHLFTSSSLEQLADLLDRTEPLPAVDRIVPVPRNGPLVCTYQQEALWLVQQLDRTSAAYHIGFATRLRGAMQVPALERALGDLVVRHEALRTRFVAVDGLPRQVIDPPPAALTLPVVDLAQEQVEHWAADLIRQPMDLATGPLHRVALARLGPDEHVLVVVVHHVIADGLSARILIEELAALYAAGTTGEQVRLPDLTVQPADHAVWQRGQLTGEELERQLGYWRTRLADLPTVDFPTDRPRPARPTGAGAGVRRRIPDDVAAGARAYALHHHVSFLAVLQAALLVVLNRYTGQSDLPVGSVFSGRTRTELEPLVGYFVNAVVLRTDLDGEPTFAELVRRCHDTVLDATANQAVPFSLVVDTLEPDRTAGGNPLFQIALSLLPAQRADEAPQFGGFIAEPVEATTGHTRFDVAINVDDADDGGLDLEVEYSTELFHADRIERLVDHYTTALAHGLTEPDLPATDVEIMSHAEQREVLHNWNPARGGPVTGVADAAGGEGA; translated from the coding sequence ATGTCCTCCGTGATCCCACACGATTTTCGTGAGCAGGTCGCTCCCTCGCGGGCTGATCTGGAGCGGCGGCTCGCCGAGAAGCGGGCGGAGCGGGAATGGCTCGCCCAAGCCCGCCGGATCCTCCCGGTGCCGCGGGACGGCTCGCTGCCGTGCACGTACCAGCAGGAGGGCGCCTGGTTCATCCAGCAGCTGGACCCGCTGTCGTCGACGTACCACATCCCGTTCGTGCTCAAGCTGCACGGCGACCTCGACATACCGGCGCTGGAGCGGGCGTGGCACGCCCTCGTCGTTCGTCACGAGGCCCTGCGCACGCGGTTCGTGGACGAGGGCGGCGTGCCCCGGCAGGTCGTCGATCCGCCGCCGGGGATCCGGCCGCTCCCCGTTGTGGACCTGCCCGCCGACGGGATCGAGAAGTGGACGGCCGACGAGATCCATCGACCGATGGACCTGGCGACCGGGCCGCTGCTGCGTACGTCGCTGGCCCGCGTCAGCCCGCGGGAGCACGTGCTCGTGTTCGTCGTGAACCACATCGTGTGTGACGGATGGTCGATGCGCGTCCTGGCCGGCGAGCTGTCGATGCTCTACACCGCCGAGACGGGTGGTCCCGAGGCCCGGCTCCCCGACCTGCCGATCCAGCCGGCCGACCACGCGGTCTGGCAGCGCCGCTGGCTCGACGGTGACCGGCTCGACCGTCAGCGTGACTACTGGCGTAGCCGGCTGGCTGAGCTATCCACCGTGGACCTGCCAACCGATCGTCCCCGCCCTACCGAGCCCCGAGGCAGCGGCGCCTTCCAGTCGCGTAACCTGCCGAGCGAGCTGGCCGACGCGGCCCGCGCCTACGCACGCTCCAACGGCGTGTCGATCCTCGCGCTCATTCAGGCCACGGTGCTGACAGTGCTGCACCGGTACACGGGGCAGGTGGACCTGCCGGTCGGATCGGTCTTCTCCGGGCGCAACCGGGGCGATCTCGAACCCCTGGTCGGCTTCTTCGTCAACTCGATGGTGCTGCGCACCAGCCTTGAGGGCGATCCCGGCTTCGCCGATCTCGTCCGTCGCTGCCACGACACGGTGCTGGAGGCCACCAGCCACCAGGACATCCCGTTCAGCCTTGTGGTCGACGCTCTGCAGCCGGAGCGGGTCGCCGGTCGCAACCCGCTGTTCCAGGTGGCCGTCACGCTGCAACCCGCCGGAGCCGCCGTCGACGTGCCGACGCTTGGCGACATCACCACTGAGCTTTTGGACACCAGCGGCGACCACACCCGCTTCGACCTGAACGTCCTGGTGGTCGACGGTCCGGGCAGCGCGCTGGAGCTCTCCGTGATGTACGCCACGGAGCTGTTCGACAGCGACCGCATCGACCGGTTCATGTCCCACTTCACGGCCGCCCTCGCCCACGGCCTGAGGGAGCCGCACCAGCCGGTCAGCCGAATCGAGCACCTCTCCGACGGCGAACGGCACCAGCTGCTGCACGCCTGGAACGACACGTCGGTGGACTTCCCGGCCGAACCGTTGCACCGGCTCGTGGAGGCCGCCGCCGACGCCACCCCCGACGCGGTCGCTGTCGTCGACCACGACGGCACCCCGTACACCTATCGGCAGCTCGACTCGGCCGCCAACCAGCTCGCCCACCGTCTGCGCCGCGTCGGCGTCGGCCCGGACACCCGTGTCGGCGTCTGCCTGCGGCGTGGTGCCGACCTGGTCACGGCCCTGCTCGCCACGTGGAAGGCCGGCGGCGCCTACGTGCCCCTCGAGCCCGACCTGCCGCCGCAGCGCCTGGCCTTCATGCTTGAAGACGCCGCACCGGCGGTCGTGGTCACCGACGCCGCCCGTGCCTCGTCATTCCCGACGGTCATCGCGCTCGACACCGAGCGGCAGGCCCTTGCCGCCGAGCCGGCCACGGTGCCGGACGGCGGCGGCGAGCTGGACGATCCCGCCTACCTGCTCTACACCTCGGGCTCGACCGGGACTCCGAAGGCCGTGCAGGTCCCGCACCGGGGCGTGCACAACCGGATCGCCTGGATGCAGGACGCCTACCGGCTTCAGGCCGACGACCGGGTGCTCCAGAAGACGCCGTACGGCTTCGACGTGTCGGTGTGGGAGTTCTTCTGGCCCCTGGTCACCGGGGCCACCCTCGTCCTCGCCAAGCCCGGAGGCCACGGTGACCCCCGGTACCTGCACGAGTTGATCAACCGCGCGGGCGTCACCACACTGCACTTCGTACCCACGATGCTGAACAGTTTCCTCGACGCCGTCGGCTCCGACCCCCTGCCGAGCGTGCGGCGTGTCTTCAGCAGCGGTGAGGCCCTGGCCGCCGACACCGTGCGCAGGTTCATGTCCACCTGGCCGCACGTCGAGGTGCACAATCTCTACGGGCCGACCGAGGCGTCCATCGACGTCACCGCGTGGCGCTGCACGCCGGACGCGGAGACCGTCCCGATCGGACGGCCGATCGCGAACACCAGGACCTACGTCCTCGACGACCTGCTGCGGCCGGCACCGATCGGGATCGCCGGCCAGCTGTTCCTCGCCGGAGCCGGCCTGGCCCACGGGTACCACCACCAGCCGGCGCTCACCGCACAGCGGTTCCTTCCCGACCCGTACGGTCCGCCCGGGCGGCGCATGTACGCCACCGGAGACCTCGCCCGCTGGCGCGCCGACGGCGTGCTGGAGTACCTCGGCCGGCAGGACAGCCAGGTCAAGATCGGCGGCCAGCGGATCGAGCTGGGCGAGATCGAACACGTCCTCGCCCAGCACCCCGGCATCCGCCAGTGCGCCGTCGCCGTCCGCGAAGCGGGCCGTCTCGCCGCCTACGTCGTCGGCGACGCGGACCTGGGCAAGCTCCGGGCGTACGTCGCCGAACGGCTGCCCGCCTACATGACCCCGACGGCGTGGGTCGCGCTCGCCGAACTGCCGGTCACGCACAGCGGCAAGCTCGACACCGCCCGCCTGCCCGAACCCGAGCAGGTGACGGCGGAGACTGTCGGCGCCCGGACCGAGACCGAGCGCTGGCTCGCCGACACCTGGCGCGACCTCCTCGGTGTCGAGCAGGTCGGCGTCGATGACGACTTCTTCGCCCTCGGCGCGAACTCGCTGCACGCCACCCAGCTGACCGTCCGCATTCGCGACCATCTCAACATCGAACTCGCCCCGCGCCACCTGTTCACCAGCTCCAGCCTCGAGCAGCTCGCCGACCTGCTGGACAGGACCGAGCCCCTCCCAGCCGTCGATCGGATCGTGCCGGTTCCGCGCAACGGCCCGCTGGTCTGCACGTACCAGCAGGAGGCCCTGTGGCTCGTGCAGCAACTCGACCGCACGTCCGCCGCGTACCACATCGGCTTCGCGACCCGGTTGCGCGGCGCGATGCAGGTGCCGGCGTTGGAGCGGGCCCTGGGGGACCTGGTGGTGCGGCACGAGGCGCTCCGGACCCGGTTCGTGGCGGTCGACGGCCTTCCCAGGCAGGTCATCGACCCGCCGCCGGCGGCCCTGACGCTACCCGTCGTCGACCTGGCGCAGGAGCAGGTCGAGCACTGGGCCGCCGACCTCATCCGCCAACCGATGGACCTGGCGACCGGGCCCCTGCACCGCGTCGCACTGGCCCGCCTCGGTCCCGACGAGCACGTCCTCGTCGTGGTCGTCCACCACGTCATAGCCGACGGCCTGTCGGCCCGCATCCTGATCGAGGAACTTGCCGCGCTGTACGCCGCCGGAACCACCGGCGAGCAGGTGCGGCTTCCCGACCTGACAGTGCAGCCGGCCGACCACGCCGTCTGGCAGCGTGGCCAGCTCACCGGGGAAGAGCTGGAACGGCAGCTCGGCTACTGGCGGACGCGGCTCGCCGACCTGCCCACCGTCGACTTCCCGACCGACCGTCCGCGACCCGCCCGCCCCACCGGCGCGGGTGCCGGCGTCCGCCGGCGCATCCCCGACGACGTCGCGGCAGGTGCGCGGGCGTACGCACTGCACCACCACGTGTCGTTCCTGGCAGTCCTCCAGGCGGCCCTGCTTGTGGTCCTGAACCGGTACACCGGACAGAGCGACCTTCCCGTCGGCTCGGTGTTCTCCGGTCGCACCCGGACTGAGCTCGAACCGCTCGTCGGATACTTCGTCAACGCCGTCGTCCTGCGTACCGACCTCGACGGCGAGCCCACATTCGCCGAGCTGGTCCGCCGCTGCCACGACACCGTCCTGGACGCGACGGCCAACCAGGCCGTGCCCTTCAGCCTCGTTGTGGACACGCTCGAACCGGACCGTACCGCCGGGGGCAACCCGCTGTTTCAGATCGCCCTCTCGCTACTGCCCGCGCAGCGGGCCGACGAAGCCCCGCAGTTCGGTGGGTTCATCGCCGAACCGGTCGAGGCCACCACCGGGCACACGCGGTTCGACGTGGCCATCAATGTGGACGACGCCGACGACGGAGGGCTGGATCTGGAGGTGGAGTACTCCACCGAGCTGTTCCATGCCGACCGCATCGAACGACTCGTCGATCACTACACCACCGCCCTCGCGCACGGGCTCACCGAGCCCGACCTGCCCGCCACGGACGTCGAGATCATGTCCCACGCCGAGCAGCGAGAGGTCCTGCACAACTGGAACCCGGCGCGAGGCGGGCCGGTCACCGGCGTCGCGGACGCCGCCGGCGGGGAAGGCGCGTGA
- a CDS encoding VOC family protein: protein MDMLKGDEIANAKLTDWRKLAQGLHARYLVDDFSTGARFVAAVGEAGDALGHHPSASLGTGHVDLKLVSADAIYRDDEGTEHVIEWVTQQDVDLARRITEIAADHGLKADPASVSLIELGLDTADSATIAPVWAALLTGNPGAQGHGTPGDEIRDATGRVPNLWFGDAGNGDAPGQRFHIEVYVPREVAEQRIAAVVAAGGTVVDDSGTPSLTVIADQDGNRGVLCVAESPATVD from the coding sequence ATGGACATGCTGAAGGGCGACGAGATCGCCAACGCGAAGCTCACCGACTGGCGCAAGCTCGCCCAGGGACTGCATGCCCGCTATCTGGTCGACGACTTCAGTACCGGCGCGCGGTTCGTCGCTGCGGTCGGCGAGGCCGGCGACGCGCTCGGGCACCACCCGAGCGCGTCGCTCGGCACCGGGCACGTCGACCTCAAGCTGGTCAGCGCCGACGCGATCTACCGCGACGACGAAGGCACCGAACACGTCATCGAATGGGTGACGCAGCAGGACGTCGATCTCGCCCGACGGATCACCGAGATCGCCGCCGACCACGGGCTCAAGGCCGATCCGGCCTCGGTCAGCCTCATCGAACTCGGCCTCGACACCGCGGACTCCGCGACCATCGCCCCGGTGTGGGCCGCGTTGTTGACAGGCAACCCCGGGGCCCAGGGCCACGGGACGCCCGGCGACGAGATCCGGGACGCCACGGGCCGCGTGCCGAACCTGTGGTTCGGCGACGCCGGCAACGGCGACGCCCCCGGCCAGCGCTTCCACATCGAGGTCTACGTGCCCCGCGAGGTGGCCGAACAGCGAATCGCGGCTGTCGTCGCCGCAGGTGGGACCGTCGTCGACGACAGCGGCACGCCGTCGCTCACAGTCATCGCCGACCAGGACGGCAACCGGGGGGTTCTCTGCGTCGCCGAGTCTCCCGCGACTGTCGACTGA